A stretch of DNA from Cannabis sativa cultivar Pink pepper isolate KNU-18-1 chromosome X, ASM2916894v1, whole genome shotgun sequence:
ATGGTAAACAGAACATACCTGAATGCTGTTATTGGATCCAACATAGTATTGATCAACTGTTTTCAACCAACCCACATCATCATGAGAATGAGGAACTAAATGAACATTCAATTTCCCTTCAACGACAACACTTTTAGTGTCGTATTTCATATAACTACCACAAACGACATCAATACTACTAATCACCAGAAAACCCAAAAGAAAACTCAAAAAACAAAGCTTTCTCATTTTTCTAACAACCCCAGATGATTATTTCCCCATATTATGGTTTTTATCACCTTAAAATTTTCGATTTTATCGAGTGAAACCCACTAACTCTGTTTCGAATAAGGACAAAAACTTGAAGCCATATAATATATTACTTGGCCGGCTAAGATTAAGACTATGCCTTAAACTTTTTCGAAGttagaatttttattataatgggATTGAAGCTTGATTCTCCATTTTGATAAAGTAAGTTTTTTTATGGCTATTTTGATTTCAGAggtgaaaataaatgtttattaatgGCAGAATATAGTAACCAGTGGGCACAAACACACCAGGTAGTTTTGTGATTGTGTAAGGTCGAGACTAGGTGAGATCGGATTTTATGATCGTTGGATTAAGCTATGTGAAAAATGATTGGCGAATTGACGGCTGTAAGTGTTTAGCTTGGTAAGCTTGACCGCAGTGGATTATTAacgagtaactgctgtggagtCCACATAGGTCAGTGGAAAATGGAGTATGTTTTTGTGTGTTTGGAACTTGTAATACTTTTCATTGGTTAGTAAAGTAAGTGGAAAATGTATATTATGAAATAAGACAACTATATTCTATTGATTGTAATTAAGTTTATCTTATGTTAAACATAAATAAGTTGAGAAAGTCATTGATAAATTACATGGTAATTTCTCTATAGAAAGGATTGTCCCAAACAGTTTGATCTTTTAAAACAACACCGTACAAAACCAGCTCAATTGAACAATTCAGACTCCATCTCAATGGAGTGAGCTTAACCAAACTCAATTTTCACAATATACATAGAAGCATTGCTCTGCTGGATTAGTACTTGAACATCATTGGTAAGAGAGTATTCCCTCCAAGAGGGAAAGCACCCGAGCGAGCAAACGAAGCAGAAGCGAGAATGTCGGTTTGAGTAACACAAGCAATGGTGAGAATCCAATGTCCAAATAAAAACCTCCAAGATTCCCTCTACAACAGCAAGCAAGGTTTGTCCTCATTGGGGTACTTGAACATCATCGGTAGGAGAGCGTTGAGGGAAAGCACCGGCACCAGCAAACGAAGCAGAAACGAGGGAGAATGTCGGTTTGAGTAACAGAAACAATGGTGAGAATCCAATGTCCTAATAAAAACCTCAAAACTCCTCTAAACCAAGCAAAGTCTGTCCCCATTGAGAGCTTTTCAACATTATCTAACAACATTAAATTAACATCACAGTTTGATCTCTTAATTGAACATTCATTTACAAGAGTGAGATGTCATGGAATCATCATTATCAGACTCCATCTCCCACCAAAAACGACTGTGATCTTTCTTCAAACTACCACCATCACCATCCTCAAACCTTTTCTCAAAATCCACATCATCCTCactctcatcatcatcatcaaactCACTCTTCTCCTTCTCTGGCTTATAACTCCACTCGAGTCCTTTCAAAACATCCCGGTCTTTCCACTTACCAACAACAGAAACAGCCTCTTTCCGAGCTTTCCCCATCATAATCTccttccatgaaaaagaactaTCTGCAATCCTTTTCAAACCTCCATCATTAACATTCCCCACAACCACAGTCTTATAACACCTCATCTTAGCTTCCTCAACAACACTACCAAACCCCAAATCATCCGAAACAAGCACCACGCACTCTGCTTTCCTCAAATCCATCATCTCAACTATATGCTCCCTCATTTCAATGCCTGCAACTCGAGACTTATCGGATACCTCCCTCACCAAAAACCCAGCTCGCTTTAGCTCGTCTGCTAAGCCATACCCAACTTTTGGAGTCAAAACATCTCTAGCACAGTTTTTGTACTTCTCCattttcattgaatattttgCTACAAGCTTCACTCTCTGACTCCCTCTAGCTGACTCAATCTGATTCAATCTCTTTGTGTTCTCTCGCTCGTGAATCTGTTTGAAATGATTAACAAACTTTTCATGGTTATAGAAGTTTCTACCACATACCCTGCAAAAGTACCGCTCTGGAGGCTTTACTAAACCCTTGTTCTCCAACTGTGTCAGCTTCTTTCGATCTTTCCTTTGTTCTTTAATGGCTGCAGGGACATAGCTCAAGGTCTGTTGATTTGCAAAGGCAACCGTGTGGCGTACAAACCCGAAAGAGGACGCGGTTTTCTTGAGCTTGAGTGCAGCTTCATATGGCGGAAATGGGTTTGGGGGTTTGTTGTTTAAATCCCAAAATACAGAAACATTCTTTTGGTGAACTCTTGGCAATGTTGAACAAAAACCCATTTGAGATTCATAATGAAAAATTGTATCTGAGAGTGAGAATGGGGTTAAGGTTTTTAACCTTAAGTTTCTGAGATTGAGGAATAATGTCATCATTTACAGAAGAAATCTTCTGTGATTCTTTAGGaactgaaaaacaaaaaaaaaaaattaagctttACACGGGAgacgtttggttgggaggaatgaaaatataggaataggaatgggaataagaataggaatggaataaaatttaaaatgcataaaaaaaattgataaaaaaataattaatttttttttcttgttacattggaatggtcattcctttcttttcaaaatggaatagccattctaccaaaatggtggaaagagcattccattggaatgccattccaatactttaaaatgcaaccaaacaaaggaatgaaatgaaaattatttcctttccattccattccattttattacctccaaccaaacgccaagAAAAGGCTAGAATTAGATTGCTATAACCtctacatataaaatatctatattGATATAAAGAAAGCATCTTCACATTCAACTATTCAAGTGAATTTGAACTATTTCTTAGTCATTTTCCAATgacatataaattaatatatatattcatattgttGACCCAATTTGGGATTGTCACA
This window harbors:
- the LOC115702660 gene encoding uncharacterized protein LOC115702660 — encoded protein: MMTLFLNLRNLRLKTLTPFSLSDTIFHYESQMGFCSTLPRVHQKNVSVFWDLNNKPPNPFPPYEAALKLKKTASSFGFVRHTVAFANQQTLSYVPAAIKEQRKDRKKLTQLENKGLVKPPERYFCRVCGRNFYNHEKFVNHFKQIHERENTKRLNQIESARGSQRVKLVAKYSMKMEKYKNCARDVLTPKVGYGLADELKRAGFLVREVSDKSRVAGIEMREHIVEMMDLRKAECVVLVSDDLGFGSVVEEAKMRCYKTVVVGNVNDGGLKRIADSSFSWKEIMMGKARKEAVSVVGKWKDRDVLKGLEWSYKPEKEKSEFDDDDESEDDVDFEKRFEDGDGGSLKKDHSRFWWEMESDNDDSMTSHSCK